From Leptospira kirschneri serovar Cynopteri str. 3522 CT:
TCAGCAAAACGCTTTTTACGAAAGCGTTTTAGATCGTTCGAAGAACTCATTTCAAAAATGTTTTAAAAAAGACCTCATGATTATTTAAAACTTAAGATACAAATCTAAACTCAATTTAGGAGTTTGAATTTCTTTTCCTCTTGCCACATTAATTTATAGAAAAAAACCTGTGTGAAACGTACAGATCCATGTCCAAGTTTTCCTTTTCTTTTACAAATACAATCGAAGAAGCCATAGACGTTTTGATAAAACCTGCTTTCTATTTTAAAAATCTTTCTAAAACTCCCGAAGAATCTCTAATTTCCTTATATCTTCGTTGTTTAGTATATATGGGATTTTTGTACATAGTTGCCGTCTTGGGAATGACATTATTTGCTCCGAAAGAATTTCTAAATCCTCCTTTAACTTTGTTATTTTTAGAAATGCCCGCGGCATATTTAATCTCTAGTATTATCGTTTTTCCTACTTTAGGTTTTATTTATATGTTTTTTTCTTGGGTCTGCGGAGGAAATACCGACTGGAAAAAAAACTTTAAGGCCAGCACCGCAATCTTTAGCACATTCTGGGCTGCATTATTTTTTCAAAGTTTCGGGGGATATGTTCACTTTTATCTTGGGCTTGGAATTGGAATTGTTTTTACCGCATATATTCCTTTTTTATTTTATTTGGCGCTTACTTGTTATCTACAAGCGCCGGTCAAAAGAACCGCGGCAATCCTTTCGGGGTTTGTGCTTGTTCTATTGTATCTTCAATATTCTAAAATGGATTTATACATAAAAGATCACAAGGTTAGAGAAAGTATCAATCTACATAAACCGATTATAAAAGAAGAAGAATTTCAAATAGAACCCGCAGTGGAAGAAATCATTCGAAAAGCAACGGAAAAAGCAAAAAATGCAAAGGAATGACAGTCATGGCGAGAATTCAATTAGAACTTCCAAATCAATTCATCTGGTCCGTAGATCTAGACGTAAGAATTTACGACGTCAACTTTGCCGATCATCTTGCCCATGATAGAGTGATTTCTTTACTTCACGAAGCAAGGGCTAGATTTTTTCTAGAACATAATTACAACGAACTCAATGTAGAAGGACTA
This genomic window contains:
- a CDS encoding Yip1 family protein — its product is MSKFSFSFTNTIEEAIDVLIKPAFYFKNLSKTPEESLISLYLRCLVYMGFLYIVAVLGMTLFAPKEFLNPPLTLLFLEMPAAYLISSIIVFPTLGFIYMFFSWVCGGNTDWKKNFKASTAIFSTFWAALFFQSFGGYVHFYLGLGIGIVFTAYIPFLFYLALTCYLQAPVKRTAAILSGFVLVLLYLQYSKMDLYIKDHKVRESINLHKPIIKEEEFQIEPAVEEIIRKATEKAKNAKE